The Caballeronia sp. Lep1P3 genome segment TGCTCGACTACAAGAGTCTGTATCCGTCGATCATTCGCACGTTTCTCATCGATCCCGTTGGCTTGGCGCAAGGCATGAGCGAGCATGACGATGCGCTCACCGTACCGGGCTTCCGTGGCGCGCGCTTCTCGCGCGACAAGCATTGTCTGCCCGCGATCGTGGCGCAAGTCTGGGAAGGGCGCGAAGCCGCGAAGCGTCAGCGCAACAAGCCGCTGTCGCAAGCGCTCAAGATCATCATGAATTCGTTCTATGGCGTACTTGGATCGAGCGGTTGTCGCTTCTTCGACCCACGGCTCGCCTCATCCATCACGATGCGCGGTCATGAAATCATGCATCGCACGCGCGAGTTGATCGAAGCGCGCGGCTACCGCGTCATTTACGGCGACACCGATTCGACCTTCGTGTGGCTGCGCCGCGCGCGCGATGAGGACGATGCCGCACGCATCGGCCGCGCGCTCGTCGAACATGTCAACGATCACTGGCGCTCGCATTTGAGCGAAACATTCGGACTCGAAAGCGCGCTCGAACTGCAATTCGAAACGCATTTCAGCCGATTTCTGATGCCGACGATTCGCGGCACCGAAGAAGGCAGCAAGAAGCGTTATGCGGGACTCACACAACGCGCCGACGGCACCGAAGAAATCATCTATAAAGGGCTTGAGACGGTACGCACGGACTGGACGCCGCTTGCACAGCGTTTTCAGCAAGAGCTTTACATGCGCGTGTTCAAGGGTGCGCCTTATGAAGACTATGTGCGCGATTACGTCGAAAAGACGCGGCGCGGCGCGCTCGACGACTTGCTTATCTATCGCAAACGCCTGCGCCGCAGTCTCGACGAGTATCGGCGCAACGTGCCGCCGCATGTGCGCGCCGCGCGCACGGCCGACGAATACAACGCGCGGCAAGGGCGCCCGCTGCAGTACCAGAACGGCGGGTGGATCAGCTATGTGATGACGCTGGCGGGACCGGAGCCTGTGGAAGCACGTCGTGCGCCGATCGACTATGAGCACTACGTGACGAAGCAACTGCAGCCCGTGGCGGATGGCATCCTGCCATTTCTTCGCGATGACTTCACCGCGCTTATGTCGGGACAGCAGGAGTTGTTCTAGGCATCGAGAAGGCGAACGACCATGCGCTGGCGCGCCACTTGCTGCGATGACAGCTTGCTTGCATCGACAACGACAATGGAAGCATGCACATGATGACTGCGTCCACGGAAATCAGCCGCTCGCAAGTGCGTAATCGCATCGTGAGCGATCTCTGGCAGGCGATCTGGACGTTTCGCCTGCAGACTCTCTGCGCGGTCGCGCTGATGATCGCTTCGCGTCTCGCGGTGGTGTCCGTGCCGCTGATGCTGAAGCACGTCATCGACGAGTTCAGCAGGCCGACCGCGAATGCGGTGTTTCCCGTCTTCGTGATCCTGACGTATGTGCTGATGCGCTATCTCGGCGACGTGCTCAACGAAGCGCGCGATGTGATATTCAGCATCGTGACTCAACGCACCGTCGCGTCGTTCACGGCGCGCACGTTCTCGCATCTGCACAACATGGGCGCGCGCTTTCATGCGCAACGCGAAACCGGCGGTGTGGTGCGCGACGTGCAAAAAGGCGCGGACGGCATCGGTTTTCTGCTCGGCGTCGCGATCTTCACGATCGTGCCGACGTTGATCGAAATCGGCACGGTCGTCGCGATCATGGTGAGTCAGTATGCGAAGACATTCACCATTGCGATTGCCGTCACCTTCGTGTGCTATGCGGTCTATACGCTCATCTCCACGCGATATCGCATGCGCTTTCAGCGTGCGGTGAACCGGCTAGAGGCGCAATCGGACAGTCGCCTCGTCGACAGCCTGCTCAACTATGAAACAGTGAAACTCTTCGCGAGCGAAGATGTGGAACGCGGACGCCTTTCCACGGTGCTCGACAAATGGGTCGATGCGCGCACCGCGAACCAGCGTGCGCTCACGATCCTGCATGTCGGACAGAGCACGGTCATTGCCATCGGCATTGCGGCAGTGATGCTGCTCGCCGCGCAGAACGTCGTCGCGGGCACGATGAGCGTGGGCGATCTCGTTCTCGTGAACGCGTATATCGTGCAAGTGTGCGCGCCGCTCAATACGCTCGGCTTCGTGTTTCGCGAGACGAACGATGCGATCGTCAACGTCGAACGCATGTTCGAGATTCTGCTGGCGCGCGGCCGTCGCGGTGAAGACGTGGACGAGCCGGATGCGAAGGCCCTTGTCGTGACTGCAGGCGAGATCGAATTCGAACATGTGGATTTTGGCTACGACCCCGCACGCCAGATTCTGCGCGATATCGATTTCCGCGCGCATCCGGGAAAGAAGCTCGCGGTAGTGGGCGGCAGCGGCTCCGGCAAGTCGACGCTGATGAAGCTGCTCTTCAGGCTTTATCAGCCGACTGCGGGCGTGATTACCATCGACGGTCAGGATATTCGCACGGTCACGCAGAAGAGCCTTCGCGAAGCCATCGGCATCGTTCCGCAGGACACCGTACTATTCAACGATACGATCGCCTATAACATCGCGTATGGGCGGCCATCCGCGACGCGTGCGGATGTCGTTCGCGCGGCCCGCGCCGCTCAGCTGGACAGCTTCATCGAACGGCTGCCCGATCACTACGACACGCGTGTCGGCGAACGCGGCGTGCGGCTCTCGGGCGGCGAACGGCAACGCATCGCCATTGCGCGCGCCATCCTCAAGGACCCGCGCATCATCGTGTTCGACGAGGCGACGTCCGCGCTCGATACGCGCTCCGAGCGCGCCATACAAAGCGAGCTCGACAGGCTCGCGCAAGGGCGCACGTCCATCGTCATCGCGCACCGGCTATCGACTGTCGTCAACGCGGACTGGATTCTCGTGATGGAGCACGGACGCATCGTCGAGCAGGGTCAGCATGCAGAGTTGATCGAACGCGGCGGCGTTTATGCGCGCATGTGGGCGCTGCAATCGCAACAGGGCGAGCTCGCGCAAGTGCAGCGCAAGGTCTCGGCGCAACCTGTCGGCCTTGGCGCGTTGATCGCGGGCGTCGTCGATGGCTTGCACGAAGAGATCGTCGAACATGGCGTGCAGCTTTATACGATGATGCCCGACGCCGACCTGCGCGTGACCGGCGATCCTGGCGTGCTGCAACTGGTGATAGCGGACCTGTGCCGCACCGAGATACGCGCGGCCGAGCGCGGCGAACGCGTCGAACTGCGCGTGGAGCGCGAAGCGAATCAGGTGCGCGTCTGCGTGCTCGGCCGCCGTGCGCAACCCGCGCCCTTATCGCAAGAACAGGCGCGTAGGCTCGAACAGGCGTTGAGCGAAACGGGCGGCAACTTCACCGTCAATTATGTCGACGGACACCTCGCCTACGTCGCGATGATGCCGCTGCGCCCCGTCGTCGATGCCGACAGCCTGGCCGGACTCGCCGAGCCGGACGCAAACGTTACCGGCAATCTGGAAGGCCTGTGCGTGATGGTCCTCGACGATCAGGACGCCGCGCGCGAAGCGCTGGGCGCCGTTCTGGAGACGTCCGGTGCCGGCGTGCGGCTCGCCGCGTCGGGCAAGGATGCACTCGAATGGCTCGCGCAAACGCCGACGGACGCGTGGCCCGACGCGCTCCTATGCGACATCGTGCTCGGCGAGGAGGACGGCTATCAGGTGCTGCGTCGCGTGCGCGAACTGGAAGCGAGCCGGCGCGTTTCGCTCGATCAGCGCATTCCCGCCATTGCGTTGACCGGCCACACGCAGACGGAAGATCGCTTGCGCGCGCAAATGGCGGGCTTTCAGATGCACATGACAAAGCCCGTTTCCGCGGAACGCCTCATCGCGGCAATCAGGCAAGTGGC includes the following:
- a CDS encoding ATP-binding cassette domain-containing protein is translated as MTASTEISRSQVRNRIVSDLWQAIWTFRLQTLCAVALMIASRLAVVSVPLMLKHVIDEFSRPTANAVFPVFVILTYVLMRYLGDVLNEARDVIFSIVTQRTVASFTARTFSHLHNMGARFHAQRETGGVVRDVQKGADGIGFLLGVAIFTIVPTLIEIGTVVAIMVSQYAKTFTIAIAVTFVCYAVYTLISTRYRMRFQRAVNRLEAQSDSRLVDSLLNYETVKLFASEDVERGRLSTVLDKWVDARTANQRALTILHVGQSTVIAIGIAAVMLLAAQNVVAGTMSVGDLVLVNAYIVQVCAPLNTLGFVFRETNDAIVNVERMFEILLARGRRGEDVDEPDAKALVVTAGEIEFEHVDFGYDPARQILRDIDFRAHPGKKLAVVGGSGSGKSTLMKLLFRLYQPTAGVITIDGQDIRTVTQKSLREAIGIVPQDTVLFNDTIAYNIAYGRPSATRADVVRAARAAQLDSFIERLPDHYDTRVGERGVRLSGGERQRIAIARAILKDPRIIVFDEATSALDTRSERAIQSELDRLAQGRTSIVIAHRLSTVVNADWILVMEHGRIVEQGQHAELIERGGVYARMWALQSQQGELAQVQRKVSAQPVGLGALIAGVVDGLHEEIVEHGVQLYTMMPDADLRVTGDPGVLQLVIADLCRTEIRAAERGERVELRVEREANQVRVCVLGRRAQPAPLSQEQARRLEQALSETGGNFTVNYVDGHLAYVAMMPLRPVVDADSLAGLAEPDANVTGNLEGLCVMVLDDQDAAREALGAVLETSGAGVRLAASGKDALEWLAQTPTDAWPDALLCDIVLGEEDGYQVLRRVRELEASRRVSLDQRIPAIALTGHTQTEDRLRAQMAGFQMHMTKPVSAERLIAAIRQVAVRTEA